CCTTCTGTTTTCGATACTTTTTTGCAGATTTTGGATGAAGGCCATATGCATGACCGGTTAGGGAAAGAAGGCGATTTTAGTAATTCGCTGATTCTTTTTACCTCGAATATCGGTAGCGAATGGATAGCAGAGCAAATCAGTAAAGGCGTTATTCCGGCATCGAACCAATTGATGGAGGTAATGGCCGGACATTTCCGCCCCGAGTTTTTAGCCCGGATTTCGGAAATTGTTCCATTTGCACCGATTAATGAAAGTAATGTGGTACGCATCTTTGAAATTCAGCTGAGCAGTTTGGTGCAATCGCTGAACAAAATGGGTATCGAATTTGAAATAGCAGATGATGCCAAGAAAATGATTGCATTAGACGGTTTTACCCCAAAATATGGAGCAAGACAGCTATCGGCAGTGATCAGAAATCTTTTACGCAGGCCAATTTCGAAATACATCATTTCTGGCGAACTTAAAAAAGGATCAAAGATCCAGGTAAGCAAACATCCCGAAGAAGATACATTGAAATGGGATATTATTCAGCCAGAAGTTGTTACATTGGAACAAAAATTGAGCTAAAACGTTAACTATTATATTATTAGAATAAATTAATCGTAAATCTAAATCTACATACTATGTTTAATTATGAAATTGGTGGTAATGAGCGAAAAATCGACACCTCAGAAGCTTTCGCAGAAATTGCCCATAACAAAACGCTTTTTGTACAAAAACTTACCGATAACGACCCAATCAAACCAGAAAAGGTAGAAGGATTAAAAACGGTAAAAGAGGTATTCGAACATTACAAACCAAATGTTAAGGTAGCTTTCGAAAAGCAGGATGGATCTACCGTTGGCGAAACCCTAAGCTTTAACGATCTGGGCGATTTCGGTGTGAAAAACATAATCAACCAAAGTAACTACCTCACTAATGTTAACATTGAGAGAGAGATGTCTCTAAATGTAATTAAACAGTTAAAATCTAACAAAACCTTAAAAGCTACGCTTGATGATGAAGAAACTAAAGCTGCATTCATAAGTGCTTTAAAGAACTTTGTTGATGAACTGGAGCAAAATAAATAATCTAAACGCTGAGAAAACATGTCAAATCCTCAAGAATTAAAAACAGACCAAAATACAGCTCAGCCTGGGTTTAAACCCGCTGAAGGCAAAACCATAGAAAAAACATCGCTTAAAGATAACTTAGAAAAACTGGCCAGGGTTGGTGGTTTCGATCTGTTAGAAGCAACTGTTGACGGACTTCAGAATTTAAATCCTGAAAGAAAAGCCAGAAAGCAGATTTTTTTAACTGGTGATGAAAAAAAGAAAGAACGTGAAGAGCTGAAAAAGAAAATTCAGCTTTGGATAGATGTGCTCGAATCTTCCACCTCTGTAGCAGATATGGTTGAAAAAAGCACTGAAAAACTGAACGCCGCTGAAGAAAACTTAAATAAAAACATTGGTACAGCACTCGAAAGTACCAGAGAACTGGAGCAGGCTTATAGATCGGTGCATTTATTCTATAAAAATACCGAATCTGACAAACTGAAAAATGTGGTGCTGTTAAATGCATCAATGGACCAGATTAAAGATCTCGATAATCCTCGTTTTATTGAATATGTTGATGATGAATTAAAGCAGAATTACGATCGATTAGATCTTCGTAAAAATTATTCATTAATGGTTGTTCCAGGCTATATGGGCTCTAATAAAGTATTAGAAAGATGGGCCAAAATAGCACACAACAATAAAGCGATGCTGGTAACAGATTTTGCCGATTTAGATCAGCCTGATGATGTACTTGATTTATTTACTGCTGCTAATTTTACAGGTGGCGATGCATTTAGATCGAACGTTATCATGACCTGTAACTGGCTGGTAGGCCGCGGCAAAGTGGCAGAAGTGGGTGAGGAAGATGACCTTACCGTTCCAGGATCGGCCGCTCTTGCAGGTAAAATGTATTACACACTAATGTCGCAGGTTACCGCAGGTAAAAAACATGGTGCTATAAATGAAGTAGATGGCGTAAAATTCGATTTAAAGAAAAGTGAAATCTCTCATTTAGAACGTGTAGGTTTAGTGCCAATGGTTAATGAATACGGTAAAGTAATGGCTTTTTCGGCTAAAACCTTGTTCAATGGCGATAATATTGGTTTACAGACTTATTCAGTTGTTCGTGTATTCGATTACATTACCAAAGTATTGTTCGATTTCTTAAACAGAAGAGCTTTCGAAAACTGGACTTCTAAAACAGAACAGGATTTGCGTGGTCAGATTGTTAAGTTTTTGGATGGTATCCAGGGAGCAGATCGTTTAATCGAAAGATTTAAGATTATGCGTTTCGAAAGAGATGAACTTCAAAAAGACAGAATCCACCTTGATATCCACATTACACCGTATTTTCCGGCTAAAAGTTTTGTGGTAAAACTAGACGGCCATAAGGGTGAAGACGAGAATACAACCTGGAATACAGAGTATAACCAGCAATAGTTTTTGATTACTGAAATAAAAACCCAACCCTAGCGTTGGGTTTTTTTATGGGTTATGCATAACACTTAACAAATTCTTTATAATTTTGTAATGCATCGGCCAGATCAGATTAATCAAAAAAAATGAAGCAAGTACTTATCCTGAATGGGGATATTGAAAAAAAACGCATCTACAAATTTCCTGATTAACGCATATAAGCAAGGTGCTGAAAGTGCTGGTGCAACGGTAAGAGAGTTGGCCATCATCGACCTCATATTCAACTCGAACAAACAGTTCAATAACAGGCAAATTGCCGAGTTAGAACCCGATCTGCAAAAAGCTTTAACTGCAATTAGGCAAAGCAACCATGTGGTGCTTTTTTGCCCTGTATATGTAGATCATATTCCGGCAAAGATTAAAGGCTTTTTTGATCGCTTATTTATGCCCGACCAGATTTTTACTACCCAGCAGCAAAACGTAAACAATAATTTTAGTGGCCGTTCGGCACGGATTGTGTCTATTTTAGATGAGGCAACTTTTAAAGAATGGAAAGCAAATAAGAAAACAACTTATCTATCTATTAAAAAAGTTGTTTTTGAGAAATGCAGAATGAGCCCCGTACTTACCAATACCATTGGCGAATTACACTCTCTTGAAAATCATTATAGCCAAAAATGGGTGGCTAAAATGGAAAAATTTGGTGCGCAGCTAATTTAAAACTCAAGTAAACAAGTATTTTTTTGTCCAAAAATGCTACATATTGGGTAATATCACTACAGTTATGTAGGTTATTCGCTAGTATGCTGTATCAGTAAGACTAAAAATATCTTAAAACTTTTCCACACCTTTTCCACAATAATAATTCGTTTAACTAATCGTTTAGTGCGATTTTGGGATTTTACCTGCATTTCTAAAATAAGATTATTCACTATAGCTGAGCTATATACACAATAATTGGCTTAATTATTGGTTTATGTACAATGTAGCGGAGGCTACATAAAATCAATTTTTTTAACCTTTAAATTTTAAAACTATGGCTTTCAAAGCTAGATTAAATTTTTCGGGCAAGGAGTACGATGTGCTTCATTGTGCCTATGCGTTAAACCGCGATGTAGATGCTAAAGGAAGACCTTCTTCCGGAGTTTACGGCGGTACCATCGACATTGAGATCGAATCAACCGAAGACACCTCAATTATCGAGGCGATGGTAAACAACCAGTACAAACCTATCACAGGAACCCTTCTGATCAAAAAAACAGAGGAAGATGCCAAAATGAAAGAAGTTAACTTCGAGGATGGCTACATTGTTAAGTATTCCGAAGGGATCAACATTGTAGGCGATCACCCGATGACGCTTAAGTTCCAGATTTCAGCGAGAAAGCTTAAATTAGGCAATGCCGAGCACCTTAACGACTGGCCTAAAGCCTAGTTGGGTATAAGGCGTAAGGTTTGGGGTATTTAAATGCCTGACGCCATGCGCTCTGCTCTAAACTCATTTCATTTTCAAAAACATTAAAACTTTACTACAATGGCATTCAAAACCCGTTTAAACTTAGGATCAAAAGAATTTGATGTACTACAGTGCAGCTTTTCATTAAATAGAGATGTTGACGCAAAAGGCCGTCCATCGTCAGGTGTTTATGGTGGCACCATCCACATCGAAATCGAATCAACCGAAGATACTTCTGTAATCGAATCGATGGTTAACAACCAGTATAAACCACTTTCAGGTAACATCGTTTTCAAAAAAGGCGAAGAAGATGCAAAAATGAAAGAGCTTTCTTTTGAAGATGGCTACATTATTCAATACAACGAGGGTATTGCTGTAAACGATAATACACCTATGACATTAAGTTTCGTGGTATCGGCCCGTAAGCTAAAGCTGGGCAACGCAGAACACGAAAACGATTGGCCTAAAGCTTAATCATCAAGCATAAGGTAAACTGAAGCGACCGGTTTATATCGGTCGCTTTTAGTTCACTTATATTTTTTATCGACCTAGAACATCTAAAAATTAATACTTCAGTCTTGTGTGATCTCCACAGGGCAATCTCATCAATTAAAGCTCAATTATGTCTAACCAACGCAAATATATTGTAGTAAAAAACGATTACCATTCTGGTAAAATGTTTGGTTCGGCATCTGCACACAAAATTCATCTGAACATGCCATCTATAAAAGTGGATTCATTTTTATTGGAAAGGGCATGTATTAAAAAACTCGGCAACTGGATTTAGCTTAGGGTAATTTTTGTGATCAAGATTAATCAATATGGAAAAAAAACTCATTGCAGAAATCAATATAGAGGATAAGGAAATTACCCATTTTGCTTCCTTCAGCCTAACACAGGCTTTTAACGAACACCATTATTTCGAACTGCGTTTTAACCACGATCAAATGGGGGCACCCGGGCTGATCAGTTTAGATGATAGCCGCGATTTTGTGGGCAAAACCCTAACTGCGTCTTTTGGCCATTCGCCAGAAGGTATGCAGAATTTTGTAGGTCTGGTTTCGAAGGTAGAGCTATCGCAGAGCCATGGTTATCATGGTGTTTTAATTGTAAGTGGTTATAGTCCAACTATTTTAATCGATCGAGGTCCTGATTTGGGTTCGTATTTAGATAAGGATCTGAATGAGATTGTAAAACTGGCCACGAAAGATACACCTGCCAACGATTTAAAGGTAGTGGCCAATGCCGCCAGGAGTACATCTATCGATTATATAATTCAATATCGGGAAAGCGATTTTGCTTTTCTGAACCGTCTTTCTGCCGAATACCACGAATGGTTTTTTTACGACGGCAAACAGCTGAATTTCGGTAAGCCTAATACACAGAAAGAAATATCGTTGTTTTATGGCAGGGATGTGCAGGAAATGCAATACGCCATGGAAATTGCACCGATTAAAAATAAAAGGTTCTCCTATAATCCGAAGCAGAACGAAATGTTGTTGAGCGAGAGTACTGGCAAAGTAGATGGCACGCCTGATTTATCGCATGCTGTAAAAGCTTCGAACCTTACTTTCAGCAAAACCTTTAATCAACCTTCTTTAATCAGGGTTGATAATAACAACGATATCAAAAACCTGGTTGAAAATGAAGAAAAAGCCAATACCAGCGAACTTTTAAAAGTAACGGCCAGGGGCGATAATGCAGGATTGAGCATTGGTAGTATCGCTGAAATTACGATGAGCTTAAGGAAAGAGCTGGCTTTTACAACTGAAAGTTTGGGCAAATTTCTGATTACGGGCATTAAACACCACATCGACGAAAATGGCAAATACCACAATAATTTCGAAGGGAAAATAGCCACAACCGAGCGTTTGCTGGTGAAAAACTTTGAAAAACCACAGCCCGACATGCAACTGGCAGATGTAATCGATAATAACGATCCACAAGGCCAGGGCCGCATTAAAGTAAAATTTAAATGGGAGTGCTTAACCAACGATGTAACCGAATGGCTACGTGTGGTTACGCCTAGTGCAGGGGTTGGCGATAGGGGTAATAACCGTGGTTACTTCGCTATCCCCGAAATTGATGATCAGGTAATGATCGCTTTTGAGGAAGGTAATATAGCCCGACCAGTGGTAATGGGCAGTGTTTACCACAGTGCCAGTGTGGATAGTAGCCCGTTGATTCAAAACCACCTTAAAAGTATCATCACCAGAAGCGGGCATTTAATCGAGTTTGATGACAACCAGGAAACACAGGGCATTAAAATTACCGATATTCACAGCAACATCATCCATATCGATACGAAAGGTAATAACATTACCATTACCGCTTTGGAGAATATGACCTTAAACTGCAAGAACATGCAGATTAATGTAGGGGAAAATATGGATGTTCAGGTGGGGCAAGATCAATCGGTTTCTATTGGAAATAATCAAACCACCACGGTTAATAAGGATATCGGAACTACCGCTGGGAATAATTATTCACTTAGCGCTACGGGCGATATTCAGGAAACCTCAGATAAAAGATCAGAATTTGTTACTAAAGATTTCATCAGGCAGTCTGAAACCTCTAATGAGCTGGCAAGCGAAATTACCATGTTCAGCCAAAAAGAGAATATGAGTTTGCAAAGTGGCAAAACGGTAGAGATAAATAGTGCTGAAAAATCTAAATTATTCTAATTATGGCAATTGTAAAACAATCAAACAATATGAGAATTAAAGTTCACTCTGATTATAGTATGGTTGTGGGGCGAAAAACAGAGAAAATCGCTGATAAACTAAATATTGAAGCGATGTATAATAATTTAGTATTGGCCAGCAATAAAAAATTGTTGGTGAAGGAAATAAGTAGTTCCCATAGCACAGAGTTGACGTTTGGATTTCGTGCAAGAATATTACCTTATTAAGCCCAATATTGCTGGCGAAACCTTTAACCGGAAAAATGCTGAGTTTATTACAAGCACATAATACTTGAAAATAATTAACATGAACTAATGCTTTTTATAGTTCCGGGAATTAAAGAGTGCAAATTTTCTTCATCGAACAGAAGTTGAGAATTTGGAAATATTACGATCAAAATCGGAACCTAGTTAAAAGTATAATAAGTAAGAAGATTATCATTTCTCTTTCTTTTGGCAAGAAAACACGAGGGTGATTTTGTCATAATGGTTACATAAACAGGATTGAAGCGTAAAATATAAAATGAAGGTCTGGAACTCAGCTGAATAGAAAACTTACACTAATGGAGATAGCATGCAACATGTTCATACACACTGGATGAGCAGAGAGTAGCTATACTGGGGAAGTTTAAAAAGTGATGCACTGATTAAGATTTAACTGCAATCAGCCAACTGATACAGATATGATTAATGAAGATATATTAAACCATGTTTGATAAAGATAAAAGTATATTTTTTGATAATTTATCAAAAGTTGAGGTCAATCCAGAAACCACAACTGCAATACGTGCTCTACAAAACAGGAACTTTAAACCGCAATGGCCTGTAGGCCATAAAATGGATTATGGATTGCGAATGGAAATGTATGCAGATGAAAAAATCCACGAAATCAAATACGAATTACAGGTTGAAAGACTCGAAAATACAGTAGAAAATTTTACATGCTTTGCTATTGATCGTATGGGGCCAGTTTATATTAATGAAATTGAACCTGATTTATTAGCTGATCAGCTGGCATATAAGGTAAGCACCGCTTTTTACCCTATGAATGTAGTTTTAGATGCTCAGGGAACAGTACTTGAAATTCAAAACATTTCAGATATTAAACGCAGGTGGCAAACTGTTAAAACAGAAATAAATCAAACTTTTGAAGGCCCTATTTTAGACGAATATATGCACAGGATGGAAAAAAACATCGAAGATCCATTTGTCCTGAATCTTGCCTTTAAAGATCAGGATTGGTTTCTGAATGTTTTTTTTCTGCCAATTTATAGAAATTATCATATAGAGGATGAACCGGCTTCAGCATTATATTTTCCAATATTACCGTTCAGGAACACCGGTTATTCATCTTCTTTTGTTTTAAATCCGCACCTTAATGATCTGGGCATGATTGAAATAAACGTGAGTGGTAAAATGGAGGCCGACGAAACTGAAAATTATGCCGGAAACTATTCAAGCAGATATTTACTGCATCCGCACAATAAACAAATTTGGATGATTAAATCCATGTATACGTTCGAATCGGCAATGGACCAGAAATATGTTAAACTCGATGTTTTTTGTTTAAAGGATGATGGGCAGGAGTTGGATTTTAGTTTCGAACATACTGCAAAAAAAATAACCAGTTCAGGTTTAGCGATAGCAAATAAGAGGTCAGAAAAGAAAAGTTTCTGGAAAAGTATTTTTGGATAAATAGATATATTATGGCTGAAAAATATATTGTAGTTCAGGGAGCAGTTTGCATGTGTAATTTCGGTTCTGCCCCGGATAAATTAAAGGTGCTAACGCAGCAGAAAGAATACGTAAACGATAAAGATGGATCGAATAAACTTATTGCGACAGATAAGGATATCGGTACCACTTTCGAGAAAAATATGTTTGGCTCCTGCTCAAAGATGAATAATAAGCCTTGTACCGTTACGGTTACCAAATGGTCGGGGTTTTATAC
The nucleotide sequence above comes from Pedobacter riviphilus. Encoded proteins:
- a CDS encoding DUF5458 family protein translates to MSNPQELKTDQNTAQPGFKPAEGKTIEKTSLKDNLEKLARVGGFDLLEATVDGLQNLNPERKARKQIFLTGDEKKKEREELKKKIQLWIDVLESSTSVADMVEKSTEKLNAAEENLNKNIGTALESTRELEQAYRSVHLFYKNTESDKLKNVVLLNASMDQIKDLDNPRFIEYVDDELKQNYDRLDLRKNYSLMVVPGYMGSNKVLERWAKIAHNNKAMLVTDFADLDQPDDVLDLFTAANFTGGDAFRSNVIMTCNWLVGRGKVAEVGEEDDLTVPGSAALAGKMYYTLMSQVTAGKKHGAINEVDGVKFDLKKSEISHLERVGLVPMVNEYGKVMAFSAKTLFNGDNIGLQTYSVVRVFDYITKVLFDFLNRRAFENWTSKTEQDLRGQIVKFLDGIQGADRLIERFKIMRFERDELQKDRIHLDIHITPYFPAKSFVVKLDGHKGEDENTTWNTEYNQQ
- a CDS encoding NAD(P)H-dependent oxidoreductase, which translates into the protein MKKNASTNFLINAYKQGAESAGATVRELAIIDLIFNSNKQFNNRQIAELEPDLQKALTAIRQSNHVVLFCPVYVDHIPAKIKGFFDRLFMPDQIFTTQQQNVNNNFSGRSARIVSILDEATFKEWKANKKTTYLSIKKVVFEKCRMSPVLTNTIGELHSLENHYSQKWVAKMEKFGAQLI
- the tssD gene encoding type VI secretion system tube protein TssD; protein product: MAFKARLNFSGKEYDVLHCAYALNRDVDAKGRPSSGVYGGTIDIEIESTEDTSIIEAMVNNQYKPITGTLLIKKTEEDAKMKEVNFEDGYIVKYSEGINIVGDHPMTLKFQISARKLKLGNAEHLNDWPKA
- the tssD gene encoding type VI secretion system tube protein TssD, whose amino-acid sequence is MAFKTRLNLGSKEFDVLQCSFSLNRDVDAKGRPSSGVYGGTIHIEIESTEDTSVIESMVNNQYKPLSGNIVFKKGEEDAKMKELSFEDGYIIQYNEGIAVNDNTPMTLSFVVSARKLKLGNAEHENDWPKA
- a CDS encoding type VI secretion system Vgr family protein translates to MEKKLIAEINIEDKEITHFASFSLTQAFNEHHYFELRFNHDQMGAPGLISLDDSRDFVGKTLTASFGHSPEGMQNFVGLVSKVELSQSHGYHGVLIVSGYSPTILIDRGPDLGSYLDKDLNEIVKLATKDTPANDLKVVANAARSTSIDYIIQYRESDFAFLNRLSAEYHEWFFYDGKQLNFGKPNTQKEISLFYGRDVQEMQYAMEIAPIKNKRFSYNPKQNEMLLSESTGKVDGTPDLSHAVKASNLTFSKTFNQPSLIRVDNNNDIKNLVENEEKANTSELLKVTARGDNAGLSIGSIAEITMSLRKELAFTTESLGKFLITGIKHHIDENGKYHNNFEGKIATTERLLVKNFEKPQPDMQLADVIDNNDPQGQGRIKVKFKWECLTNDVTEWLRVVTPSAGVGDRGNNRGYFAIPEIDDQVMIAFEEGNIARPVVMGSVYHSASVDSSPLIQNHLKSIITRSGHLIEFDDNQETQGIKITDIHSNIIHIDTKGNNITITALENMTLNCKNMQINVGENMDVQVGQDQSVSIGNNQTTTVNKDIGTTAGNNYSLSATGDIQETSDKRSEFVTKDFIRQSETSNELASEITMFSQKENMSLQSGKTVEINSAEKSKLF
- a CDS encoding DUF4280 domain-containing protein, giving the protein MAEKYIVVQGAVCMCNFGSAPDKLKVLTQQKEYVNDKDGSNKLIATDKDIGTTFEKNMFGSCSKMNNKPCTVTVTKWSGFYTDTVLTNGGKILLEDSKATCPIGGTDCIKVIFHGQVMEPGASNFENSPQEVQSAVNPLTTYGHGKPVSGSEFGGEVVK